A window of Chloroflexota bacterium contains these coding sequences:
- a CDS encoding type II toxin-antitoxin system HicB family antitoxin: protein MLVKIETYFDGEFWCARGIGEDIFTQGKTLDELFENIKEAVATHLGDTNEPITILTLSEVKLANAKAASG, encoded by the coding sequence ATGCTGGTAAAGATTGAGACCTATTTTGACGGCGAATTCTGGTGCGCCCGGGGGATAGGGGAGGATATATTCACTCAGGGGAAAACCCTGGACGAGCTGTTTGAGAACATCAAGGAGGCTGTAGCTACCCACTTGGGCGACACGAACGAGCCCATCACCATTCTCACCCTATCCGAGGTAAAGCTAGCCAATGCCAAAGCTGCCTCAGGCTAG
- a CDS encoding PadR family transcriptional regulator: MPAHSIARYPVKYVRELLKGNTDSLLLTLISEKPMYGYQIIKELEKRSQGYFQLREGTLYPALHRLERQGYLSSRWERLPGGQERRYYQLTEKGSRNLARMTQEWQGFATAVNLVLRPAPAS; this comes from the coding sequence ATGCCCGCACATAGCATTGCGAGGTATCCCGTGAAGTATGTCAGAGAGCTACTAAAGGGCAATACCGATTCCCTGCTCCTCACCCTCATCAGTGAGAAGCCCATGTATGGCTATCAGATTATCAAGGAGCTGGAGAAGAGGAGTCAGGGCTATTTCCAGCTTCGGGAGGGGACCCTCTATCCGGCCCTCCACCGTCTGGAGAGGCAGGGCTATCTCTCTTCCCGCTGGGAGCGTCTCCCCGGCGGCCAGGAGAGGAGATACTACCAGCTCACGGAGAAGGGGAGCCGGAACCTGGCCAGGATGACCCAGGAATGGCAGGGCTTTGCCACCGCCGTGAACCTGGTCCTGAGGCCTGCCCCAGCCTCGTAG
- a CDS encoding TatD family hydrolase, translating to MPEDLLLVDTHAHLEEIPDLDSALARARGAGVKAIIAVGSDLASSHRALEISRDHPGFVFPALGVHPTSLGGEEAVFHFMEENLDKAVAIGEVGLDYKVAGPGDLREAQKRAFARCLEMARARRKPVLVHARGAWADAFDLVKRSGVEKAVFHWFSGPPKVLEEILASGYFVSATPAVEYSPGHRSAVQHAPLSQLLLETDSPVRYRGRDSEPADVMRVLGEVARLKGIEEAELARITTANALALFGIRTAGI from the coding sequence ATGCCTGAAGACCTGCTGCTTGTTGACACCCACGCCCACCTGGAGGAGATCCCGGACCTGGACTCTGCCCTGGCCCGGGCCCGGGGGGCAGGGGTGAAGGCCATCATCGCCGTCGGCTCTGACCTGGCCTCCTCCCATCGGGCGCTGGAGATTTCCCGGGACCACCCCGGCTTTGTCTTCCCCGCCCTGGGCGTCCACCCCACCAGCCTTGGAGGGGAAGAGGCGGTCTTCCATTTTATGGAGGAGAACCTTGACAAAGCGGTGGCGATAGGGGAGGTGGGGCTGGACTACAAGGTGGCGGGGCCGGGGGACCTCAGGGAGGCCCAGAAGAGGGCCTTTGCCCGGTGTCTGGAGATGGCCCGCGCCCGGCGGAAGCCCGTGCTGGTCCACGCCCGCGGGGCCTGGGCCGATGCCTTTGACCTGGTCAAGAGGTCAGGGGTTGAGAAGGCGGTATTCCACTGGTTCAGCGGCCCGCCGAAGGTACTGGAAGAGATCCTGGCCTCGGGCTACTTTGTCTCGGCCACCCCGGCGGTGGAATACAGCCCCGGGCACCGGTCGGCTGTCCAGCATGCCCCCCTGTCCCAGTTGCTATTGGAGACGGACTCCCCGGTCCGGTACCGGGGGAGGGACTCGGAGCCGGCCGATGTGATGCGGGTGCTGGGGGAAGTTGCCCGGCTCAAAGGGATAGAGGAAGCGGAGCTTGCCCGTATAACTACCGCCAACGCCCTCGCCCTTTTCGGGATAAGAACTGCCGGCATTTGA
- a CDS encoding twin-arginine translocation signal domain-containing protein, with protein sequence MLGRRDFLKGLALGGGAVLLGACAPDSSPALTPPLPLSPLRSLWQSHTRRKRP encoded by the coding sequence ATGCTGGGGCGGAGGGATTTTCTCAAGGGCCTGGCCCTGGGGGGAGGGGCGGTGCTCCTGGGGGCCTGCGCCCCTGACTCCTCTCCTGCCCTGACTCCTCCCCTGCCCCTGTCCCCTCTCCGGTCCCTTTGGCAGTCCCACACAAGGAGGAAGAGGCCATGA
- the ispH gene encoding 4-hydroxy-3-methylbut-2-enyl diphosphate reductase — MAVERAREMGLCFGVRRAIRLLEEAAREFGSLDSLGPVVHNRQVVERLEGMGVRVARGPEDLVNRVVAIASHGLGPQDMKALEGREVIDATCPIVARAQRAARDLARAGFQVIVFGDSLHPEVRGLLGWAGDGALATEAPLRFQPWPKRLGLLSQTTQSPDAFATFIASALPPALGRGAELRIVNTICQPTRRRQASALELARRMEVMLVVGGKTSANTRRLAELCSPLVEVHLVEKTDDIDPAWLTGRRSIGLTAGASTPDEVIMEVEARLRALAGRG; from the coding sequence TTGGCCGTTGAGCGGGCCCGGGAGATGGGCCTCTGCTTTGGTGTGCGCCGGGCCATCCGCCTGCTGGAGGAGGCCGCCAGAGAATTTGGGTCCCTGGACAGCCTGGGCCCTGTGGTCCATAACCGCCAAGTGGTGGAAAGGCTGGAGGGGATGGGGGTCAGGGTGGCCAGGGGCCCGGAGGACCTGGTGAACCGGGTAGTGGCCATCGCCTCCCACGGCCTTGGCCCCCAGGATATGAAGGCCCTGGAGGGGAGAGAGGTGATAGATGCCACCTGCCCTATCGTGGCCAGGGCCCAGCGGGCCGCCCGGGACCTGGCCCGGGCAGGTTTCCAGGTGATTGTCTTCGGCGACAGCCTTCACCCCGAGGTGAGGGGCCTCCTGGGGTGGGCGGGGGACGGTGCCCTCGCCACCGAGGCCCCCCTCCGCTTCCAACCCTGGCCCAAGAGGCTGGGCCTCCTCTCTCAGACCACCCAGAGCCCGGACGCCTTTGCCACCTTCATCGCTTCCGCCCTTCCCCCTGCCCTGGGCCGGGGGGCGGAGCTTCGCATTGTCAATACTATCTGCCAGCCCACCCGCAGGCGTCAGGCGTCTGCCCTGGAACTGGCCCGGCGGATGGAGGTGATGCTGGTGGTGGGAGGAAAGACCTCGGCCAACACCCGCCGCCTGGCCGAGCTTTGCTCCCCCCTGGTGGAGGTCCACCTGGTGGAAAAGACCGATGACATAGACCCCGCCTGGCTAACGGGGAGAAGAAGCATCGGCCTCACCGCCGGGGCCTCCACCCCCGATGAGGTCATTATGGAGGTGGAGGCCAGGCTCCGGGCCCTGGCGGGCCGGGGATAG
- a CDS encoding glutamate-5-semialdehyde dehydrogenase — MTTAGIAELEAKARAARAASKKMALLSTEIKNRALNNIALALEKRQKEVLKANQQDYEEGRASGMAPAMLDRLLLNPQRLSGMASDVRAVAALPDPVGEVFDMRTLPNGLIVGKKRVSLGVIGAIYESRPNVTVDISVLCLKSGNAVILRGGKEAVRSSSALARLVREEAEAGGVPAGAVQFVENTDRALVGYMLKMREHIDLMIPRGGEGLIRYVVENAAMPVVAGGIGVCHTYVDGSASVEMATSIVYNAKVQRPTVCNALDCVLVHKDIAPSFLPHMARELGKAGVELRADPAAFAVLEAVPGLKLVPAQESDWGKEFLALIAAVKVVESLDEALAHIEKYGSGHSEAIITEDYTSAQRFLNEVDAACVYVNASTRFTDGGQFGLGAEVGISTQKLHARGPMGLKELTTYKWIVFGQGQVRPG; from the coding sequence ATGACAACCGCAGGCATAGCCGAGCTGGAGGCCAAGGCCAGGGCCGCCAGGGCCGCCTCAAAAAAGATGGCCCTGCTCTCCACGGAGATAAAGAACCGGGCCCTCAACAATATCGCCTTGGCCCTGGAGAAAAGGCAGAAAGAGGTGCTGAAGGCCAACCAGCAGGACTATGAGGAGGGACGGGCCTCGGGGATGGCCCCGGCCATGCTGGACCGGCTTCTCCTCAACCCCCAGCGCCTCTCCGGCATGGCCTCGGACGTGCGGGCGGTGGCAGCCCTCCCCGACCCTGTGGGCGAGGTCTTTGATATGCGCACCCTGCCCAACGGCCTCATCGTGGGCAAGAAGAGGGTCTCCCTGGGGGTCATCGGGGCCATCTACGAGAGCCGCCCCAATGTCACTGTGGACATCTCCGTCCTCTGCCTCAAGTCGGGCAATGCCGTCATCCTGAGGGGGGGTAAGGAAGCGGTGCGCTCCAGCTCCGCCCTGGCCCGGCTGGTGAGGGAGGAGGCGGAGGCGGGGGGGGTGCCCGCGGGGGCCGTCCAGTTCGTTGAGAACACCGACAGGGCCCTGGTGGGCTATATGCTGAAGATGAGGGAGCATATTGACCTGATGATTCCCCGCGGCGGGGAGGGCCTTATCCGCTATGTGGTGGAGAACGCCGCCATGCCGGTGGTAGCCGGTGGCATCGGCGTCTGCCATACCTATGTGGACGGCTCGGCCAGTGTGGAGATGGCGACAAGCATCGTCTATAACGCCAAGGTCCAGAGGCCCACGGTGTGCAACGCCCTGGACTGCGTGCTGGTGCACAAAGATATCGCTCCCAGCTTCCTCCCACACATGGCCAGAGAGCTGGGGAAAGCCGGCGTGGAGCTAAGGGCCGACCCCGCAGCCTTCGCCGTCCTGGAGGCAGTCCCCGGCCTGAAGCTGGTCCCCGCCCAGGAGTCGGACTGGGGGAAGGAGTTCCTGGCGCTAATCGCTGCGGTGAAGGTGGTGGAAAGCCTGGACGAGGCCCTGGCCCACATAGAGAAATACGGCTCCGGCCACTCCGAGGCCATCATCACCGAGGACTACACCTCGGCCCAGCGCTTCCTTAACGAGGTAGATGCTGCCTGCGTCTATGTCAACGCCTCCACCCGGTTCACCGACGGGGGGCAGTTCGGCCTGGGGGCGGAGGTGGGCATCTCCACCCAGAAGCTCCACGCCCGCGGCCCCATGGGCCTCAAAGAACTCACCACCTACAAGTGGATAGTATTCGGCCAGGGTCAGGTAAGGCCGGGCTAG
- a CDS encoding DUF362 domain-containing protein has translation MTRVVLAKTKERAAGVRRALELLKPPSPSGQDVLLKPNFNSAHPTPGSTHGDVLRTLVAWLKETGARTITVADRSGIGNTRRVMEEKGVFDLGRELGFQVLVLNEMEKGDWEPIQVPGGHWRDGFYFARIARQAPYIVQTCNLKTHRFGGHFTLSLKNTVGLVARTLPGQTRNYMFELHSSPNQRLMIAETNTAYTPTLILLDGLEAFVEGGPEAGKSVEPGVIMAGTDRVAIDAVGVAILRHLGTTREVSRGRIFQQEQIARAVELGLGVDSPQKIDLATPDNESADFAETIGKVLVGG, from the coding sequence ATGACCAGAGTGGTGCTGGCGAAGACAAAGGAGAGGGCGGCGGGGGTGAGGCGGGCCCTGGAGCTTCTGAAGCCCCCTTCCCCTTCGGGCCAGGATGTCCTCCTCAAGCCCAATTTCAACTCTGCCCACCCCACCCCAGGCTCCACCCACGGCGATGTCCTGCGGACCCTGGTAGCTTGGCTCAAGGAAACGGGAGCCAGGACCATCACCGTGGCCGACAGGAGCGGCATAGGGAATACCAGGAGGGTCATGGAGGAGAAGGGAGTCTTTGACCTGGGGCGGGAGCTGGGCTTCCAGGTGCTGGTCCTGAACGAGATGGAAAAGGGGGACTGGGAGCCTATACAGGTGCCCGGCGGGCACTGGAGGGATGGCTTCTACTTTGCCCGCATCGCCCGGCAGGCCCCTTACATCGTGCAGACCTGCAATCTCAAGACCCACCGCTTTGGAGGGCATTTCACCCTCTCCCTCAAAAACACTGTGGGCCTGGTGGCCAGGACCCTCCCCGGCCAGACGCGGAACTATATGTTTGAGCTCCACTCCTCCCCGAACCAGCGGCTCATGATTGCCGAGACAAACACCGCCTATACCCCGACCCTTATCCTCCTAGACGGGTTGGAGGCCTTTGTGGAGGGGGGACCCGAAGCGGGCAAGAGCGTGGAGCCGGGGGTCATCATGGCAGGAACGGACCGGGTGGCCATAGACGCCGTGGGGGTTGCCATCCTGAGGCACCTCGGCACCACCCGGGAGGTGAGCCGGGGTCGCATTTTCCAGCAGGAACAGATAGCCCGGGCGGTGGAGTTGGGGCTGGGGGTGGACAGTCCCCAGAAGATAGACCTGGCCACCCCCGATAACGAAAGCGCGGACTTCGCCGAGACCATCGGGAAAGTCCTGGTTGGAGGATAG
- a CDS encoding helix-hairpin-helix domain-containing protein codes for MRTSHLRTATLVLLLLALVTGSVMLYWRYPRTPSLEIVLPSPTPLPSPTLEGPSPTPQRVDINRAEPWLLEALPGIGPRLAEAIVSYRQENGPFRTPQEIQRVPGIGVELYERLKDIITAGE; via the coding sequence TTGAGAACAAGCCATCTCCGGACGGCAACCCTTGTCCTCCTCCTGCTGGCCCTGGTTACCGGGAGCGTCATGCTCTACTGGCGCTATCCCCGGACGCCCTCCCTGGAGATAGTCCTCCCTTCTCCCACCCCCCTGCCGTCACCGACCTTAGAGGGGCCTTCCCCCACCCCCCAGAGGGTGGACATCAACCGGGCGGAGCCCTGGCTTCTGGAGGCCCTTCCGGGCATCGGCCCCCGCCTGGCCGAGGCCATCGTCAGCTACCGGCAGGAGAATGGCCCCTTCCGCACCCCCCAGGAAATCCAGCGGGTGCCCGGGATAGGGGTGGAACTCTACGAGAGGCTAAAAGACATCATCACGGCAGGGGAGTAG
- the cmk gene encoding (d)CMP kinase has protein sequence MAARPSLIAIDGPVAVGKTSLGKLLARWLGYTFVDTGNMYRALTWKALKLGLDLDQEENLGELAERTRMEPWGVDGFLVDGEGVGKELRSQEVEKGVSLVARHPRVRLAMVALQQRLAQEGRVVMVGRDIGTVVLPQAQAKFFLTATPGERARRRFRELEEQGGNPVYDAVLKDLERRDGIDSSRANSPLRPALDARLIDTDGLTLEEAAQKVLSLLEGR, from the coding sequence ATGGCCGCCAGACCTTCTCTCATTGCCATAGATGGGCCAGTGGCTGTGGGCAAGACCAGCCTGGGCAAGCTCCTGGCCCGCTGGCTGGGCTATACGTTCGTGGACACCGGGAACATGTACCGGGCCCTCACCTGGAAGGCTTTGAAGCTGGGCCTGGACCTGGACCAGGAAGAAAACCTGGGGGAGCTGGCCGAAAGGACCCGGATGGAGCCCTGGGGAGTTGACGGCTTTCTGGTAGATGGGGAGGGGGTGGGTAAAGAGCTCCGCAGCCAGGAGGTGGAGAAGGGGGTCTCTCTGGTGGCCCGTCACCCCCGGGTGCGCCTGGCCATGGTGGCCCTCCAGCAGCGTCTGGCCCAGGAGGGAAGGGTGGTGATGGTGGGAAGAGACATCGGCACGGTGGTCCTGCCCCAGGCCCAGGCCAAGTTCTTCCTCACCGCCACCCCCGGGGAGAGGGCCCGCCGACGCTTCCGGGAGCTAGAGGAACAGGGGGGAAACCCGGTATATGACGCCGTTCTCAAAGACCTGGAGAGGAGAGATGGCATAGATAGCAGCCGGGCAAACTCTCCCCTCCGTCCCGCCCTCGATGCCCGCCTCATTGATACCGACGGGCTGACCCTGGAGGAGGCGGCCCAGAAGGTGCTCTCTCTGCTGGAGGGAAGATAA
- a CDS encoding type II toxin-antitoxin system HicA family toxin, with amino-acid sequence MPKLPQASGDDVLRLLQSLGYAIVRQRGSHIRLRKSTPLGVHNITVPAHRILAKGTLSDILTRVGLWNNTSREELIGKLR; translated from the coding sequence ATGCCAAAGCTGCCTCAGGCTAGCGGGGACGACGTCCTCAGATTGCTCCAATCCCTGGGCTATGCAATCGTCAGACAGCGGGGCAGTCACATAAGGCTGCGAAAGTCTACGCCTCTTGGCGTGCACAACATCACCGTCCCGGCTCACCGCATTCTGGCCAAAGGCACTCTGTCCGACATCCTCACTAGAGTAGGTCTCTGGAACAACACTTCAAGAGAGGAACTGATAGGGAAACTCAGATAG
- a CDS encoding 1-acyl-sn-glycerol-3-phosphate acyltransferase: MAKTYYPSVWFVKSLLLTLTRFQVVGGGNVPKTGPLIVVSNHLSQADPPIIGAGIPRRIVFMAKEELFRSPLMALIVKGFGAFPVRKQGADRDALRQAQEVLEKGLALGVFPEGTRSKTAVLQPGMLGAAFIALRTGAPVLPVGICGTEELRGAGFLRHPAITINIGEPFTVAPAQGRVTRQALQDLTAYIMERIAQLLPPSYQGVHDKGVVVGR, from the coding sequence ATGGCCAAGACCTACTACCCCAGTGTTTGGTTTGTGAAGTCCCTCCTTCTCACCCTGACCCGCTTCCAGGTGGTGGGGGGGGGAAATGTGCCAAAGACGGGCCCCCTTATTGTGGTCTCCAATCACCTGAGCCAGGCCGACCCGCCCATCATCGGCGCTGGCATCCCCCGCCGGATAGTCTTTATGGCCAAGGAGGAGCTCTTCCGTTCCCCCCTCATGGCCCTCATAGTGAAAGGCTTTGGTGCCTTCCCTGTAAGGAAGCAGGGAGCCGACCGGGATGCCCTGCGGCAGGCCCAGGAGGTCCTGGAGAAGGGCCTGGCCCTGGGGGTCTTCCCCGAAGGGACGCGGAGCAAGACCGCGGTCCTCCAGCCGGGAATGCTGGGGGCAGCCTTCATCGCCCTGAGGACCGGGGCCCCTGTCCTGCCCGTGGGCATCTGCGGCACGGAGGAACTCAGGGGTGCCGGGTTCCTGCGGCATCCTGCCATCACCATCAATATCGGGGAGCCCTTCACCGTGGCCCCCGCCCAGGGCCGCGTCACCAGGCAGGCACTCCAGGACCTCACTGCCTATATCATGGAGAGGATAGCCCAGCTCCTCCCTCCCTCTTACCAGGGGGTCCATGACAAGGGGGTTGTTGTTGGCCGTTGA
- the rph gene encoding ribonuclease PH: MSRIDGRNNNQLRPTTITPGYSAFAEGSALVEVGLTRVVCTATLEDRVPFFLKGSGRGWITAEYGMLPRSTLTRSPRERNGRTHEIQRLIGRSLRAVADMSTFAERTFTVDCDVLQADGGTRVAAITGAYVALYQAMLGQVRAGLLASVPLRSQVAGVSVGVVGGEEMLDLCYDEDSQAGVDFNVVMTAQGHFVEVQGTAEAHPFPRPTLDSLINLAEKGIKELFIIQKQALKTLHA; this comes from the coding sequence ATGTCTCGTATTGACGGCCGCAACAACAACCAGCTCCGCCCCACCACCATAACCCCTGGCTATTCCGCCTTTGCCGAGGGCTCGGCCCTGGTAGAGGTGGGCCTCACCCGGGTGGTGTGCACCGCCACCCTGGAGGACAGGGTGCCCTTCTTCCTCAAAGGCAGCGGCCGGGGGTGGATAACGGCGGAATACGGCATGCTCCCCCGCTCCACCCTCACCCGCAGCCCCCGGGAGAGGAACGGCCGGACCCACGAAATCCAGCGCCTCATCGGCCGCAGCCTCCGGGCCGTGGCCGATATGTCCACTTTCGCGGAGAGGACCTTCACCGTGGACTGCGATGTCCTCCAGGCCGATGGGGGGACCCGGGTGGCGGCCATCACCGGCGCCTATGTGGCCCTCTACCAGGCCATGCTCGGCCAGGTGAGGGCAGGCCTCCTTGCCTCCGTTCCCTTGCGGAGCCAGGTAGCGGGGGTGAGCGTGGGGGTGGTGGGCGGGGAGGAGATGCTGGACCTGTGCTACGACGAGGACTCCCAGGCCGGGGTGGACTTCAATGTGGTGATGACGGCCCAGGGGCATTTCGTAGAGGTCCAGGGCACCGCCGAGGCCCACCCCTTCCCCCGCCCCACCCTGGACTCCCTCATCAACCTGGCCGAAAAGGGCATAAAAGAGCTCTTCATCATCCAGAAACAGGCCCTCAAAACCCTCCATGCCTGA
- a CDS encoding DNA internalization-related competence protein ComEC/Rec2, with the protein MALFSMSLGGVVGLVASAALPWLLFLVLSVLGPALAFFLRRRRGLFLAALALMALGVGGLRVKALPPPGEGLVPFLGREVDLEGAVVDGPQPADGLQMVRLSVERVNGEEARGEVGALLPPPLELGYGDRLRLRGRLEEKSPLIFRPQVELLERGKGFLPWLHHLRLGLSGALARALPEPQASLSQGILLGLRGSIPQDLRDAFSRTGTAHILAISGLNVGILAGILLSFFAWALGRERPTYLVLAFLGIWLYIFLSGLMPSAVRAGVMASIFLMAEGLGRQRSGLVALAFAAALMAGLRPSLLGEVSFQLSFLAMAGLVVLAPPFQALGRRTALPGSMVDGVAYSLGAILATWPLIAYYFGIVSLVGLPATLLALPSLAGIIVSSALVAGLGLIFSPLGYALGWAAWLFTSYLLVVVELFYRLPLAFFRVEFTPALVWAYYLGLGLLISGVAMGRRSLALLRERLPPFWERLPRRGLLLGLFFLSALVWSAVLSLPDQKLRVSFLDVGQGSAVLIQKGTVQVLVDGGPSPGKLNQALGQALPFWDRKIEAVVLTHPHSDHLTGLLEVLKRYEVDTVLDPELETASALYEEWRRLLEEKGVPLLRARAGQELRLGEVTVKVLNPQVEYLQDLDNSSVVLRLEAGRASFLLTGDIYRAGELELLARGALLESSVLQVAHHGSGDSTSASFLAAVQPLVAVISREEKEDHADPEVVARLEALVGERLYFTSRQGTIVFTTDGQRLWVRTSG; encoded by the coding sequence TTGGCCCTGTTCTCCATGAGCCTGGGCGGGGTGGTGGGGCTGGTTGCCAGCGCGGCCCTCCCCTGGCTCCTCTTCCTGGTCCTTTCTGTCCTCGGCCCGGCTCTGGCCTTTTTCCTTCGCCGCCGGCGTGGCCTTTTCCTCGCCGCCCTGGCCCTGATGGCCCTGGGCGTGGGGGGCCTGCGGGTGAAGGCCCTTCCACCACCCGGGGAGGGCCTGGTCCCCTTCCTGGGCCGGGAGGTAGACCTGGAGGGGGCGGTGGTTGATGGCCCCCAGCCCGCCGACGGCCTCCAGATGGTCCGCCTCAGCGTGGAAAGGGTAAATGGGGAGGAGGCCCGGGGGGAGGTGGGGGCCCTTCTCCCACCCCCCCTGGAGCTGGGTTACGGGGACCGGCTCCGTTTGAGAGGAAGGCTGGAGGAGAAATCTCCGCTTATCTTCCGGCCCCAGGTGGAGCTTCTGGAAAGGGGAAAGGGCTTTCTGCCCTGGCTCCACCACCTGCGTCTCGGACTGTCTGGAGCCCTGGCCCGCGCCCTGCCTGAGCCCCAGGCCTCCCTTTCCCAGGGCATCCTCCTGGGACTGCGCGGGAGCATCCCCCAGGACCTGAGGGACGCCTTTTCCCGGACCGGGACGGCCCACATCCTGGCCATCTCCGGCCTCAATGTGGGGATACTGGCAGGTATCCTCCTCAGCTTCTTTGCCTGGGCATTGGGGCGGGAGAGGCCCACCTATCTGGTCCTGGCCTTTCTGGGGATATGGCTCTATATCTTCCTCAGCGGCCTCATGCCCTCGGCGGTGAGGGCGGGGGTGATGGCCTCCATTTTTCTGATGGCTGAGGGCCTGGGCAGACAGCGCTCGGGCCTGGTGGCCCTGGCCTTTGCCGCCGCTCTTATGGCGGGGCTGAGGCCCTCCCTGCTGGGGGAGGTCTCCTTCCAGCTCAGCTTTCTGGCCATGGCCGGCCTGGTGGTCCTGGCCCCTCCCTTCCAGGCCCTGGGGAGGCGGACAGCCCTGCCCGGGTCCATGGTGGACGGCGTGGCCTACAGCCTGGGGGCCATCCTGGCCACCTGGCCCCTCATCGCCTACTACTTCGGCATCGTATCCCTGGTGGGCCTTCCCGCGACCCTTCTCGCCCTGCCCTCCCTGGCTGGGATCATTGTCTCCTCCGCCCTGGTGGCCGGTCTTGGCCTCATATTTTCTCCCCTGGGCTATGCCCTGGGCTGGGCCGCCTGGCTCTTCACCAGCTACCTCCTGGTGGTGGTGGAGCTCTTTTATCGCCTCCCCCTGGCCTTCTTCCGGGTGGAGTTCACCCCAGCCCTGGTCTGGGCCTACTACCTGGGCCTGGGCCTCCTCATCTCCGGAGTCGCGATGGGTAGGAGGTCCCTGGCCCTCCTGAGGGAAAGACTCCCTCCCTTCTGGGAGCGCCTGCCCCGGAGGGGACTTCTCCTCGGCCTCTTTTTCCTTTCGGCTCTGGTCTGGTCGGCGGTCCTGTCTTTGCCCGACCAGAAGCTCAGGGTGAGCTTTCTTGATGTCGGGCAGGGCAGTGCTGTCCTCATCCAGAAGGGCACCGTTCAGGTCCTGGTGGACGGGGGGCCCAGCCCCGGGAAGCTCAACCAGGCCCTGGGCCAGGCCCTCCCCTTCTGGGACAGAAAGATAGAGGCGGTCGTCCTCACCCACCCCCACTCCGACCACCTCACCGGCCTCCTGGAGGTGCTCAAGAGGTATGAAGTGGACACGGTCCTTGACCCGGAGCTGGAGACGGCCTCTGCCCTCTACGAAGAATGGCGCCGGCTCCTTGAGGAGAAAGGTGTCCCCCTGCTCCGGGCCCGAGCCGGGCAGGAGCTCAGGCTGGGGGAGGTGACGGTGAAGGTGCTGAATCCCCAGGTGGAGTACCTCCAGGACCTGGACAACAGCAGTGTGGTCCTGCGCCTGGAGGCGGGGAGGGCCAGCTTCCTCCTGACCGGGGATATCTATCGGGCGGGGGAACTGGAGCTCCTGGCCCGGGGTGCCCTTTTGGAAAGCTCCGTCCTCCAGGTGGCCCATCACGGCAGCGGGGACTCCACCTCTGCCTCTTTCCTGGCGGCCGTCCAGCCTTTGGTAGCGGTAATCTCGCGGGAAGAGAAGGAGGACCACGCTGACCCTGAGGTGGTGGCCAGGCTGGAGGCCTTGGTGGGGGAGAGGCTCTACTTCACCTCCCGCCAGGGGACCATAGTCTTCACCACCGACGGCCAGAGGCTCTGGGTGAGGACATCAGGATGA